AGTGCAACGAAGGCGTAGACCATGCCCTTGACCTGCTCGCCGGCGGCCTCGCCGACACTGCCGAAGGCGCTGCGCCACAGGCGGCGCACGACCGCCTGGGCCTCCTCGGAAACCCGTTCGATGAGCGCGTCCTGCTCGCCGACCGAGTCCCGCAGGCTGTCCCAACGCTGCCGCCAGTCCAGCCAGGCGACCTGGAACGCGTGGCTCAACGGGGCTTCGCCGAACGATGGAGGATAGATCGCCTGATTCCCTTCGGGCATTTTCGTTTTGCCTCAGGCGCCGCCGGCGCCGTCCACGATGAACAGCACCACCTGCCAGGGGCCGTTGCCAGTTCCCAGGGCGGACGCCCGCAGGCACAGGCGCTGTGCAGGATCGAACCAGTCGCCCTCGGCCTGCACGACGAACAGGTGGGTGTCCTCGCCCACGCTGTAGGCGATCTGCTCAGCGCGGCTCATGGGCAGATGTTCGAGCCCCGACATGCGTTGCCGGCCCAGTATCGCCAGGCTCGCTTCGGAAGCGACGATGCAGCGCGATAACCACTCGTGCGCCTGCTCCTCACCGCAGCCCGGCGGCATGCGCAAGCCGATGACCAGGCGCTGGACCGGCGAGCTCAGGTCCGGCAGGGCCAGGGCGAAGTCATGCCCCGAACGCTCGAAGGCCAGGCTGCGGTAGCCTGCGCGCACCCGCCCGAGGGTCACTTCCAGCCACTCGATCACTGGAGTGAAAGTACGCAGCAGTTCGTTGAAGTCGAAGGTCGGGAAAGCCGGCACGCCGCCCAGCGGGTCCAGCACGCTCCAACTGCCGGTCATGCCGCACAACAGCCCGTGCAGGTGCGCCGGGCTCGCCGCGCCGCTGTAGAGCGCCGCCTCAAGCTCCGGTAGCCGTGACCAGAGCGCAGCCAGCTGGCGGCGGATTTCCTGGCTGTCCTCGGTGTTCTCCGCCTGCTGCGCCTGGCGCAGGCGGCCGGCAAGGAACACGCACTTCTCCCGCGCACGGGCGCACAGCCCCACCAGCGCCTGGCCCAGCGGTGAAGCCGGCGCGATCCGCGGTGTCGGCGCGACATAAGGCAGGCAGACGAAACCGCCGGCATCCTTGCCGATGCGCAACAGCGGCAGGCACACCGAATCGGCGCGTTGCGCCTCGGTCACCAGGCGCGGCGCCGGGCGCCAGACCACGATGGGTTCGGGATTCTCGCCACTGGCCAGGTCCGGCACCGCCGGCCCGCTGGCAGACTGCAGGCGCCCCTTCAGCGGCAACACCTGGCCGCCACGAGCCAGCGGACTGAGAGCCAGGTAGAGAGTGATGCCGGCATCGACGGAACCGGCGACGGCCGCGGTGGCATCGAAGACCAGCGTATCGCCCTGCCCCAGGCTGACCGGCAAGCCATCGGGAAGGATCGCCTCCAGCGCCAGGATGCGCACCACGCCGCCACTCAGTGCGGAAGGGTCCAGCTCCAGGTGTTCGAGCCCCCAGAACCAGGGATTGGCCGCATGGGCCAGGCGCGCGGACAACACTTCGGCGCGCAACCCCTGCAACTGGAAGTGCTGGGGAAGCAGTTGCATCCCTTCGTGCCAACAAACTGCGTCAGGCAGAACTCTCACACCACTCCCCCTTCGACATCCTGGATTGTCATGAGCCCGCCCCGGGGGACGGCGGCTCAGTGCTCGTCGGCACTCAGCAGGCGCATTTCCCTGCTGTCGAAACGCAGCCAAACGTTGGGCTGCTGCTCCAGACGCATGCGATGAGCGCCGGGAGTGTTATAGCCAGCAAAGACCAAAAGTCCAGCCGCCGGCTTGCCGGCCAGGGGGAAATCCCTGGCCTCCATGAACTGCCCTGGCACCAGCTCCAGACTCCACACGGAGAGCTGCTTCTGGTAGTCGCGGCGATACTGTTCGCGATCGCTGAACCACTGTTTGGCGCTCATTGCCGAGAGCAGCTTGAGCAGATCCGCATCCTGTACCGCGACGAAGTCCACGGCGATGGGCGAATCGCCATTGGCCTTGCTCGCGACATCCAGGGTCAGACGGTCGACATCGACCTTCGGGCCGAACAATGAACAACCGCTGATGACTGCCAGGAGCACAGCACAGAGACAGGCTTTCGTCGACTTCATGAAACATCCTTGTGAAATGTCTGTCAGAGATTATTTTCGCATTTGCGTTTTTATCAACCTGATCTAGCGTGCTTGGGGTAGCTCGTGGACAAACGAGCCCAGATGGGATCGCCAAGGACAGGCCTGAGTAGCATGCCCCTTCCTGTCGCGTGTGATCCTGCCAAGGAGCGCGACGACAGCGACACCGCTGCGGCGTGCCCGCCTCCTACGCAGCGGAGTTCGCCAGCATGGCAGAAAGCACACAGCACAAGCTGGACCGGGTGCGCCCACCCAGGGTCCAGATCACCTACGACGTCGAAATCGGCAACGCCATCGAGAAGAAGGAACTGCCCCTGGTGCTCGGCATCCTCTCCGACCTCTCGGGCAAGCCCGACACTCCCCTGCCCAAGCTCAGCGAACGCCGCTTCACCGAAATCGACCGCGACAACTTCAATGCCGTGCTGTCCTCCATCGGCCCGCGCGTGGCGCTGCAGGTGGATAACACCCTGGCCAACGACGGCAGCAAGCTCAACGTCGAGCTGAACTTCAAGCATATCGACGACTTCGACCCGGTGAGCATCGTCAACCAAGTGGTCCCCCTGCGACGGCTGTTCGAGGCCCGCCAGCGCCTGCGCGACCTGCTCACCAAGCTCGACGGCAACGATGAGCTGGACCAGTTGCTGCAGGACGTGGTGAGCAACACCGAGGGTCTGCAGGAAATCCGCGCGACCCACCCGGTGAGTGCCGAGGCCGGCGCCGCCGACGACGCTGCCCAGGCCGCCGACGACGACGGCGAAGCACCCACCGAACCACAAGCCTGATTCCGCCGCCAGGAGAGCACAGCAATGGCCAAACCCAGTTCGGCTGCGGCGCAAGGCGCCGAAGGCAGCACCCAGACCCTCGACCTGCTCGACCACATCATCGCCGAAGGCCGCATGGCCCACGACGACAGCCAGCAGGAATATGCCCGCGACATGCTCGCGGAGTTCGCCACCCAGGTCCTCGACGAAGGCATGAGCGTCAGCAAGGACACCGTGGCCATGATCAACGAGCGCATCGGCCGCATCGACGAGCTGATCAGCGCCCAGCTCAACCAGATCCTGCACCATCCCGAGGTGCAGCAACTCGAATCCTCCTGGCGCGGCCTGCACCAGTTGGTGCAGAACAGCGAGACCGGCGCGCGGCTGAAACTGCGCCTGCTCAACGTCAGTCAGCAGGACCTGCAGAACGACCTGGAGAAGGCCGTCGAGTTCGACCAGAGCGCGCTGTTCAAGAAGATCTACGAAGAGGAATACGGCACCTTCGGCGGCCACCCGTTCAGCCTGCTGCTGGGCGACTACTCCTTCGGCCGTCACCCGCAGGACATCGCCCTGCTGGAGAAACTCTCCAACGTCGCCGCCGCCGCCCATGCGCCCTTCATCGCCGCCGCCAGCCCGCGCCTGTTCGACATGGGCAGCTTCACCGAACTGGCGGTGCCGCGCGACCTGAGCAAGGTCTTCGAGAGCCTGGAGCTGATCAAGTGGCGCTCGTTCCGCGAGAGCGAGGATTCGCGCTACGTCTCCCTGGCGCTGCCGCGCTTCCTGGTGCGCCTGCCCTACGGCCCGGAAACCCTGCCGGTGGAAGGCATGAACTTCATCGAGGACGTGGACGGCAGCGACCACGCCAAATACCTCTGGGGCAACGCCGCCTGGGTCCTGGCCCAGCGCATCACCGATGCCTTCAGCAAGTACGGCTGGTGCGCGGCGATCCGCGGCAGCGAAGGTGGCGGCGCCGTCGAAGGCCTGCCGGCACATACCTTCCGCACCCAGGCCGGCGACCTGTCGCTCAAGTGCCCGACCGAGGTGGCGATCACCGACCGCCGCGAGAAGGAGCTCAACGACCTGGGCTTCATCGCCCTGTGCCACAAGAAGAACACCGACCTCGCGGTGTTCTTCGGTGGCCAGTCCACCAACAAGCCGCGCCAGTACAACACCAACGAGGCCAACGCCAACGCGCGGCTCTCGGCGATGCTGCCGTACGTGCTGGCGGCCTCGCGCTTCGCCCACTACCTGAAGGTGATCATGCGCGACAAGGTGGGCAGCTTCATGACCCGCGACAACGTGCAGACCTACCTCAACAACTGGATCGCCGACTACGTGCTGATCAACGACAACGCCCCGCAGGAGATCAAGGCGCAGTACCCGCTGCGCGAAGCCCGCGTGGACGTCAGCGAGGTCGCCGGCAAGCCCGGGGTCTACCGCGCCACGGTGTTCCTGCGGCCGCACTTCCAGCTGGAAGAACTGACCGCCTCGATCCGCCTGGTAGCCAGCCTGCCGCCGCCGGTCGCCGCCTGACCCAGAGGGGTCGCCCGCGCGGGCGGCCCCCTTCACCTGATCCAACTTCTTTCATGCAGCGGAGTTTTCCAACATGGATGCGATACTTCTCGACCTGGGCGACGACATCAAGGGCGACAGCCTGCTGGCCGGCTTCGAAGACAAGATCGAAATCATGTCCTACAGCCACAACGTCGCCATGCAGGTGACTAACGATGTCAGCAACTCCGAGCGCACCTCCGGCAAGCCGCATATCGGCGAGTTCACCCTGACCAAGTTCGTCGACACCTCCACCCCGACGCTCAACGAATACTGCTGCTCCGGCAAAGCCATCCCCACCGCCATCCTCACCATCGGGCGCAACGCCGCCGAAGGCGACGGCAAGGTCATGCCCTTCATCACCTACACCCTGAACAACGTGGTGCTGTCCAACGTCAGCGTCAGCGGCGGCGCCGGCGGCAAGCCGGTGGAAACCCTGTCGCTGAACTTCACCAAGATCAAATGGGAGCTCACCGCGCAGAAGGACGACGGCAGCAAGGAAGGCACCGCCGCCTCGACCTGGGACATGGCCGCCAACAAGCTGGCCAGCTAAGGGCGCCGGACCTTGCAAAGCATCGGTCGGCCTCCGCTGCTGGACCGCCTCGCCGACTCCGGAGGGGCGGACCCGACCTTCGACAGCCGCGCATTGGCGGCCTCGGTCGCGCAGGAACTGTCGCGCCTGCTCAACAGCCGCAGCCCGGCCGGCAATGGCGTCGGTATCCTCGCCTACGGCATCGCCGACTGGACCGCCCTGCAAGCCCGCCGCGAAGCCGACCGCCTGCACCTGGCACGGGAAATCCGTCGCGCGGTGACCCGCTTCGAACCACGCCTGGGGCTGAGCGAAGTGGTGGTCGACGCCGACCCGCTCCAGCCGCAGCGCCTGCGCGTGCGCCTGCTCGGCAACCTGCGCCAGGACACCAGCCGCGCACCGCTGCTGTTCGAACTCATCCCCGTTGGCGGAACACTGGAAGTACGCCATGAGCGACTCGATTGACGCCGAACTGCTGGATTACTACCAGAGCGAACTGACCTGGCTGCGCCACGCCGGCGCTGGATTCGCCGCGCGCTATCCCAAGGTGGCGCGACGCCTGGAACTGGGCCCCGGCGAGTGTGGCGACCCGCACGTCGAGCGCCTGCTGGAAGGCTTCGCGCTGCTCGCCGCGCGCCTGCAACGGCGCCTGGACGACGATTACGCGCAGTTCAGCGACGCCCTGCTGGAACAGCTCTACCCCCTCGCCCTGCGGCCCCTGCCCTCCTGCGCCGTGGTGCGTTTCGAGCCGGACCCGGCCAAGGGCAACCTGAGCGCCGGCTACCGCCTGCCACGCGGCACGCCACTGTTCGTCAGCGTGCCGGGCCAGGAGCGCATCGAACTGCCCGACGAGCTGCGCGGCCAGACCCTGCACTGGCGCACCGCCGACGAAGTCACGCTGTGGCCGCTGCGCATCGCCGAGGCCGTGCTGCTGGGAGCCGAAGAAGCCCAGGCCGCCACCGGCGTCGCCGGCATCCGCTCCGCCCTGCGTCTCGACCTGCGCTGCCTCGACAAGGACGGCTGGGCGGCACTGGGCATCGACAGCCTGCGCATCCACCTGACCGCCAACGCCGTCGCCAAGGCCGCCCTCTACGACCTGCTCGGCGCCCATGCCTGCGGCCTCATCGCCAAGGCCGAGGGCGCCGAACCGCAACGCCTTGCCAGCCTGCCGCAACGGGTCGGCTTCGCCGCCGAACAGGCCCTGCTGCCCGAGGACGACCGCGTCCACCCCGGCTTGCGCCTGCTCGCCGAGTACTTCGCCTTCCCCGACAAGTTCGCCTTCTTCGACGTGCCGCTGCACGGCCTGCGCGCCAGCGGCGAGCAGCTGTATCTCTACATCCTCTTCGATCGCCCCGCCCCCGCCCGCCTGACCCTGCAGGCCAGCGACCTGGCGCTGGGCTGCGTGCCGGCGATCAACCTGTTCCCGCGCACCTCCGAGCCGCTGCGGCCGGACGGTACGCGCAGCGAATACCGGCTGGTCGCCGACGCCCACCGCGAGAACTCGGTGGAAATCCACAGCATCCGCTCGCTGCGCGCCAGCACCCCGCAGGGCGTGGTCGAGGTCGCGCCCTACCACGGCACCCAGCACCGCCCCGGCGCATTCGGCCTCTACTGGCACGCACGGCGAGTCGAGGGCATGACACCCAACCGGCGCGGCAGCGACCTGTTGCTGAGCCTGGTCGACGCCGGCCTGCAACCGCTGGAAGAGACTCCGCAGTACAGCCTCAGCGCCGAACTGCTGTGCACCAACCGCAGCCTGGCCGAATACCTGCCGGCGGGCACCGAACTGTCCTTCGAACGGCCCGGCCCGGTGGCCCGCGCCACCTTGCTGCGGGCACCGAGCCGGCAATCCCAGCCAGCCCTGGACGGCCCCTCGCGCTGGCAACTGGTCTCGCAACTGACGCTCAACCACCTATCCCTGGTGGAGGGTCCGCAGGCCCTTGACGCCCTGCGGGAAATCCTCGCGCTGCACGATTTCAGCGAAGACAAACTCGCCTCGCGCCAGATCGAGGGACTGGTGGCGCTGGATTGCGAGCGCGTGGTCGACCATGTCGGCAGCGACGCCTGGCGCGGCTGGCGCAACGGCCTGGAAGTACGCGTGCACCTGGAGCGCCAGGCCTTCGTCGGCGCCAGCGCGGTGCTGTTCAGCGCCGTGCTCGCACAGTTCTTCTCGCTGTACGCCAACGCCAACCGCTTCGTGCGCACGGTGCTGGTGCAATCGGACCAGGAGATTTGCCGATGGCAACCCCAGGCCGGCCAGCCCATCACTCTCTGAGCCGGCGCCTGCGCGCCGAGCCGCATCGTTTCGAGTGGCTGCAGGCCCTGCTCCTGCTGGAGCACGAACAACCCCAGGCAACGCCCCTGGGCCACGGTAGCCGTCCGGATGCCGAAGCGCTGCGCCTGCGCGGGCCGCTGACGCCGGTCTTCGCCCCCAGCCAGATCGATGCACTGGAAGACGAGGACGGCCGGCCGCTGCTGAGCACCTCCATCTTCGGCCTGGGCGGGGCCGACGGCGCCCTGCCCTACGCTTACCAGGAGTGGCTGCAGCAGCGCGCACGGCAGAAGGATCATGCGCCTGGCGAGTTCCTCGACCTGTTCCAGCACCGCCTGCTCAGCCTGCTCTACCGGGTGTTGCGCAAGCACCGGCTGGCCGTGGGTTTCCAGGCACCGGCAGAGGCTCCCCTGCGACAGCCGCTGCGCGCCCTGGTCGGCCTGCTGCCTGCGGCCCTGCACGAGCGCGGCCCGCTACCCGACGCCAGCGTCCTCGCCCGCAGTGCGCACTTCGCCGGCAATCGCCGCTCACTGGTCGGCTTCGCCGTCATACTCCGCGAACAGTTCGGCATTCCCGCCCAGTGCGAAGCCTATGCCGGCGCCTGGCGCGAGATCCCCCCGGCCAGGCGCAGCATGCTGAAGCGCGGCGGCGCCAACCTCGGGCTGGGCCGCGACGCCATCGCCGGTACCCGCGTCTGGGACGAGCACGCCGGCTTCCACCTGCGCCTCGGCCCGCTGGACGAAACCACCGCCCGGCACTTCCTCCCCGATGGTGCCGCCTATCCATTGCTGGCACATCTGTGCGCGCTGTACTTCGGCCCCGACCTCGACTGCCGGCTGCGCCTGCTGGTGCGCGCCAGCGGGCCGCTCGCCCTCGGTCGCGGCAATGCCCCACGGCTGAACTGGAACACCGGCCTGCGCCGCAGCGGCGGCGCCGTGCAGCCCATCGACCTGACCCTGCGCCACGCGGAGATGCCCTGATGGACCTCGCCAGCCTGATCGGCCGCCT
This Pseudomonas sp. ATCC 13867 DNA region includes the following protein-coding sequences:
- the tssK gene encoding type VI secretion system baseplate subunit TssK, coding for MRVLPDAVCWHEGMQLLPQHFQLQGLRAEVLSARLAHAANPWFWGLEHLELDPSALSGGVVRILALEAILPDGLPVSLGQGDTLVFDATAAVAGSVDAGITLYLALSPLARGGQVLPLKGRLQSASGPAVPDLASGENPEPIVVWRPAPRLVTEAQRADSVCLPLLRIGKDAGGFVCLPYVAPTPRIAPASPLGQALVGLCARAREKCVFLAGRLRQAQQAENTEDSQEIRRQLAALWSRLPELEAALYSGAASPAHLHGLLCGMTGSWSVLDPLGGVPAFPTFDFNELLRTFTPVIEWLEVTLGRVRAGYRSLAFERSGHDFALALPDLSSPVQRLVIGLRMPPGCGEEQAHEWLSRCIVASEASLAILGRQRMSGLEHLPMSRAEQIAYSVGEDTHLFVVQAEGDWFDPAQRLCLRASALGTGNGPWQVVLFIVDGAGGA
- a CDS encoding type VI secretion protein; the protein is MKSTKACLCAVLLAVISGCSLFGPKVDVDRLTLDVASKANGDSPIAVDFVAVQDADLLKLLSAMSAKQWFSDREQYRRDYQKQLSVWSLELVPGQFMEARDFPLAGKPAAGLLVFAGYNTPGAHRMRLEQQPNVWLRFDSREMRLLSADEH
- the tssB gene encoding type VI secretion system contractile sheath small subunit; translation: MAESTQHKLDRVRPPRVQITYDVEIGNAIEKKELPLVLGILSDLSGKPDTPLPKLSERRFTEIDRDNFNAVLSSIGPRVALQVDNTLANDGSKLNVELNFKHIDDFDPVSIVNQVVPLRRLFEARQRLRDLLTKLDGNDELDQLLQDVVSNTEGLQEIRATHPVSAEAGAADDAAQAADDDGEAPTEPQA
- the tssC gene encoding type VI secretion system contractile sheath large subunit, which codes for MAKPSSAAAQGAEGSTQTLDLLDHIIAEGRMAHDDSQQEYARDMLAEFATQVLDEGMSVSKDTVAMINERIGRIDELISAQLNQILHHPEVQQLESSWRGLHQLVQNSETGARLKLRLLNVSQQDLQNDLEKAVEFDQSALFKKIYEEEYGTFGGHPFSLLLGDYSFGRHPQDIALLEKLSNVAAAAHAPFIAAASPRLFDMGSFTELAVPRDLSKVFESLELIKWRSFRESEDSRYVSLALPRFLVRLPYGPETLPVEGMNFIEDVDGSDHAKYLWGNAAWVLAQRITDAFSKYGWCAAIRGSEGGGAVEGLPAHTFRTQAGDLSLKCPTEVAITDRREKELNDLGFIALCHKKNTDLAVFFGGQSTNKPRQYNTNEANANARLSAMLPYVLAASRFAHYLKVIMRDKVGSFMTRDNVQTYLNNWIADYVLINDNAPQEIKAQYPLREARVDVSEVAGKPGVYRATVFLRPHFQLEELTASIRLVASLPPPVAA
- a CDS encoding Hcp family type VI secretion system effector, giving the protein MDAILLDLGDDIKGDSLLAGFEDKIEIMSYSHNVAMQVTNDVSNSERTSGKPHIGEFTLTKFVDTSTPTLNEYCCSGKAIPTAILTIGRNAAEGDGKVMPFITYTLNNVVLSNVSVSGGAGGKPVETLSLNFTKIKWELTAQKDDGSKEGTAASTWDMAANKLAS
- the tssE gene encoding type VI secretion system baseplate subunit TssE; protein product: MQSIGRPPLLDRLADSGGADPTFDSRALAASVAQELSRLLNSRSPAGNGVGILAYGIADWTALQARREADRLHLAREIRRAVTRFEPRLGLSEVVVDADPLQPQRLRVRLLGNLRQDTSRAPLLFELIPVGGTLEVRHERLD
- the tssF gene encoding type VI secretion system baseplate subunit TssF, whose amino-acid sequence is MSDSIDAELLDYYQSELTWLRHAGAGFAARYPKVARRLELGPGECGDPHVERLLEGFALLAARLQRRLDDDYAQFSDALLEQLYPLALRPLPSCAVVRFEPDPAKGNLSAGYRLPRGTPLFVSVPGQERIELPDELRGQTLHWRTADEVTLWPLRIAEAVLLGAEEAQAATGVAGIRSALRLDLRCLDKDGWAALGIDSLRIHLTANAVAKAALYDLLGAHACGLIAKAEGAEPQRLASLPQRVGFAAEQALLPEDDRVHPGLRLLAEYFAFPDKFAFFDVPLHGLRASGEQLYLYILFDRPAPARLTLQASDLALGCVPAINLFPRTSEPLRPDGTRSEYRLVADAHRENSVEIHSIRSLRASTPQGVVEVAPYHGTQHRPGAFGLYWHARRVEGMTPNRRGSDLLLSLVDAGLQPLEETPQYSLSAELLCTNRSLAEYLPAGTELSFERPGPVARATLLRAPSRQSQPALDGPSRWQLVSQLTLNHLSLVEGPQALDALREILALHDFSEDKLASRQIEGLVALDCERVVDHVGSDAWRGWRNGLEVRVHLERQAFVGASAVLFSAVLAQFFSLYANANRFVRTVLVQSDQEICRWQPQAGQPITL
- the tssG gene encoding type VI secretion system baseplate subunit TssG is translated as MATPGRPAHHSLSRRLRAEPHRFEWLQALLLLEHEQPQATPLGHGSRPDAEALRLRGPLTPVFAPSQIDALEDEDGRPLLSTSIFGLGGADGALPYAYQEWLQQRARQKDHAPGEFLDLFQHRLLSLLYRVLRKHRLAVGFQAPAEAPLRQPLRALVGLLPAALHERGPLPDASVLARSAHFAGNRRSLVGFAVILREQFGIPAQCEAYAGAWREIPPARRSMLKRGGANLGLGRDAIAGTRVWDEHAGFHLRLGPLDETTARHFLPDGAAYPLLAHLCALYFGPDLDCRLRLLVRASGPLALGRGNAPRLNWNTGLRRSGGAVQPIDLTLRHAEMP